The sequence CGCGGTGGCGAATCCGGGCCGCGGTAATCCGGTATGCCGGAATCGGTGCTCAGTCCGGCACCCGTCAGCAGGGCGAAGGGGGCGCCCGCGAGGAGGTCGCGGATGCGGGCCAGGACATCGAGGTCATTTCCCGACGGCGGGGCAGGGGCCACCGGCGGCATGCTGGCGAACCCGGTAAGGCCTGTCCCCCGCCGCTGCCCGGCCATGGCTTCCTAGTCCCGCTTAAGGTCCGCGAGGGCGGAGCGGTATTCGCTGAAGTCCCGGGCCTGTCCGCGGGGGTTCACCACGCTGTAGCGGATCCTGCCGTCGCCGTCGATGATGAACGTGGCCCTCTTTGCCATGCCGCTGCCGGCGTCGAACACACCGTACGCGCTGGCGACAGCCCCATGCGGCCAGAAATCGGCCAGGAGATCGAAGCTGTAACCCTCCTGCGCCGCGTAGGCGCGGAGGCTGAACTTGCTGTCCACGGACACGCCCAGGACAACAGTGTCCGAATCCTCGAACATGCCCAGGTTGTCCCGAATTTCGCATAGCTCGCCGGTGCAGATACCGGAGAAGGCAAAGGGGTAGAAGACCACAGCAACGTTCCGGCCCCGGAAGGAGGACAGTTTCACCGGCTCACCGTATTGGTTGGCCAGCTCGAAATCGGGAGCTTCGGCGCCCAGCGAGGGTACGGCTGCGGCGACGGGCTGGACCGCTGCCGTCACTTGTTCTTCCTGCTGACCAGGCGGACAGCGCTCCAGTCCTTTGAGACTCCGGCGGAGGTTGTGACGTGCAGGCCGGCGGTGGGGGCAGCTTCCTGGATTTCCGCAGGCGAAACGTAGCCGTCCCGGCCGGACTTGGGAGTGAGGACCCAGACAACGCCGTTTTCGCTGAGCGTCGTGAGGGAATCCATCAGGCTGTCCACCAGGTCCCCGTCGCCGTCACGCCACCAGAGGATGACGGCGTCCGCCACCTCATGGTCGTCCTCGTCGAGCATTTCGGAACCGGTGAGGTCCTCAATATCGTCACGCAAGTCGAAATCGACGTCGTCGTCGTAACCGAACTCCTGAATCAGATCCCCGTTCTTGAAACCCAATTTTTCCGCCACATTTACCGAAGTGGCGGCGTCGGCCTCGCTCACGTGTTCCTCCAATACCTCATATATGCGGTGCGCATAGTGATTTCCATTACTCCCAAGCCAACACCCTTTGTGCCTGCGCTTCAAGCTGCCGCCCCCTGGACTGCGCATATTCTGCGTCACATCCGGCCGCGGCATCCCCGTCGCAGGGGCTTTTCGTCACACAACCAGTATGACGAACGAAATACAACTGCAGCACCGGGCCGCGGCTACGCATCGTGTTCCGGTCAGGGCTAGAGTGGCTGGTGACAACTATGCCTGCGGGACGACTACCTTGTGACTCCGTGCAGACATAGGAGCGCTAGGAAGCTGCCCGGCACACATGCCCGGGCTGTTGTAACCGATACGTCGCACACGGCGTATGTACGCCGGGCAGTCATCCTGCCTGGCCTGAGTGCGCCGATTCATGCGCGCAAAGAGAGGTTGGACGTGGCTGCAGGAGAAGATACCTCCCATATCCTCAGCGGGTTGACTAACCAGCTGCCTGATCGTGATCCGGAAGAGACTGCCGAGTGGGTTGAGTCCCTGGACGCGTTGATCAGGGAACAGGGTACCGAGCGTGCCCAATACATCATGCGGAGCCTGCTGCAGCGCGCGGGCGCGCAGAGCGTGGGGGTGCCGATGGTGACCACCACCGATTACGTGAACACCATCCCGGTGGACCAGGAAGCGGCGTTCCCGGGCAACGAGGAGTTCGAGCGCCGCTACCGGGCGTACATGCGGTGGAACGCCGCGGTCATGGTGCACCGGGCGCAGCGGCCCGATATCGGGGTCGGCGGGCACATCTCCACCTACGCCGGGGCCGCGACCCTGTACGAGGTCGGGTTCAACCACTTCTTCCGCGGCAAGGACCACCCCGGCGGCGGGGACCAGGTCTTCTTCCAGGGCCACGCTTCCCCCGGCATGTACGCTCGGGCGTTCATGGAAGGCCGCCTCTCCGAGGAGGACCTGGACGGGTTCCGGCAGGAAAAGTCCCGCGAGGGCCACGCCCTCTCCTCCTACCCGCACCCGCGCCTGATGCCGCAGTTCTGGGAATTCCCCACCGTGTCCATGGGTATCGGGCCGATGAACGCGATCTACCAGGCCCAGAACAACCGCTACCTGCACAACCGGGGCCTGAAGGACACCTCGGACCAGCAGGTCTGGGCGTTCCTGGGCGACGGTGAAATGGACGAGCCCGAGTCCCGGGGCCTGCTCCAGCTCGCAGCGAACGAGAACCTGGACAACCTGAACTTCGTGATCAACTGCAACCTCCAGCGCCTGGACGGCCCGGTCCGCGGCAACGGCAAGATCATGCAGGAACTCGAAGCGTTCTTCCGCGGCGCGGGCTGGAACGTGATCAAGGTCGTCTGGGGCCGGGAATGGGATGACCTGCTCACCCGCGACACCGACGGGTCGCTCGTGAAGATCATGAACGAAACCGTCGACGGGGACTACCAGACCTACAAGGCCGAGTCCGGCGGGTTCGTCCGCGAACACTTCTTCGGCAAAACCCCGCAGACCAAGGACCTCGTCGCGGACCTCACCGACGACCAGATCTGGAACCTCAAACGCGGCGGCCACGACTACCGCAAGGTCTACGCCGCCTACAAAGCCGCCACCGAATTCAAGGGCAAACCCACCGTCATCCTCGCCCACACCGTCAAGGGCTACGGCCTCGGACCGCACTTCGAGGGCCGCAACGCGACACACCAGATGAAGAAGCTCACCCTCGATGACCTGAAGAAGTTCCGCGACCACCTGCGGATCCCGGTCACCGACGAGCAGCTGGAGAAGGATTCCTACCGGCCGCCGTACTACCACCCCGGTAACGACGCCCCGGAAATCAAGTACATGATGGAGCGCCGGGCGGCCCTGGGCGGATCCGTCCCGGAGCGCCGCGACACCCACGCCGAGATCGTGCTGCCGGAGGCCAAGTCCTACGAGGTGGCCAAGCGTGGCTCGGGCAAGCAGATGGCCGCGACCACCATGGCGTTCGTCAGGCTCCTGAAAGACCTGATGCGGGATAAGAACTTCGGCAAGCACATCGCCCCGATCATCCCGGACGAAGCCCGCACGTTTGGCATGGATGCGTTCTTCCCCACCGCGAAGATCTACAACCCCAAGGGGCAGAACTACCTGTCGGTGGACCGGGACCTGGTCCTGGCCTACAAGGAATCCCCCGCCGGGCAGCTGATCCACCCCGGCATCAACGAAGCCGGCGCCGTGGCAGCCTTCACCGCCGCCGGAACCTCCTACGCCACCCACGGCGTCCCCCTGGTCCCGGTCTACGTGTTCTACTCCATGTTCGGCTTCCAACGCACCGGCGACGCCTTCTGGGCCGCCGGCGACCAAATGACCCGCGGCTTCATCATCGGCGCCACCGCAGGACGGACCACCCTCACCGGCGAAGGCCTCCAGCACGCCGACGGCCACTCCCCCCTCCTGGCCTCCACCAACCCCGCCGTCCTCACCTACGACCCCGCCTACGGCTACGAAATCGGACACATCGTCCGCTCCGGCCTGGAACGGATGTACGGGCCGGACTCCACGGACAAAAACGTCATGTACTACCTCACCGTGTACAACGAACCCATCATCCAGCCCGCAGAACCCGAGAACCTCGACGTCGAAGGCGTCATCAAGGGCATCTACCTCCTCGCCCCGGCCAAGATCGACGGTCCCCGCACCCAGATCCTCGCCTCCGGCGTCTCCGTACCCTGGGCCATCGAAGCCCAACGCGTCCTCGCCGACGACTGGAACGTCTCCGCCGACGTCTGGTCCGTGACCTCCTGGAACGAACTGCGCCGCGACGGCCTCGCCGCCGAAGAAGAAGCCTTCCTCAACCCCGGCCAACCCGCCCGCGTCCCCTTCGTCACCCAGCAACTCGAAGGCGCCACCGGCCCCATCGTCGCCGTCTCGGACTACATGAAAGCCGTCCCCGACCAGATCCGGCAATTCATCCCCAACGAATACGCCACCCTCGGCGCCGACGGCTTCGGCTTCTCCGACACCCGCGCAGCAGCCCGCCGCTACTTCAAAAACGACACCCACTCCATCGTGGTCCGTGCCCTTGAAATGCTGGCACGCCGCGGCGAGGTGGATGTTGACGCCCCGGTCAAGGCAATCGAGAAGTACAAGCTGCTCAACGTCAATGCCGGCACCACCGGCAACGCCGGAGGCGAAGCCTAGCCTTCCGGCTGGACGGATCCAGCAGTGAACCACGACGGCGGCCCTCACCCCACAAGGTGAGGGCCGCCGTCGTTCTGTCCCGGGTGGACCAGCCGTGGGGCGGCGGGCGCTGTGACGCAGGGCAAGGCGCGTTGTAGCCTTCGCACAAATGGAGCTTGCGCGGCGGTGGCCGTATGCTCAGAGGATGCCAGCACCAGCCAGCCAGTCCTCGAAGCGGAAACCCTCGCCGCCGAAGGT comes from Pseudarthrobacter sp. NIBRBAC000502770 and encodes:
- a CDS encoding DUF3052 domain-containing protein; the protein is MSEADAATSVNVAEKLGFKNGDLIQEFGYDDDVDFDLRDDIEDLTGSEMLDEDDHEVADAVILWWRDGDGDLVDSLMDSLTTLSENGVVWVLTPKSGRDGYVSPAEIQEAAPTAGLHVTTSAGVSKDWSAVRLVSRKNK
- a CDS encoding peroxiredoxin, giving the protein MTAAVQPVAAAVPSLGAEAPDFELANQYGEPVKLSSFRGRNVAVVFYPFAFSGICTGELCEIRDNLGMFEDSDTVVLGVSVDSKFSLRAYAAQEGYSFDLLADFWPHGAVASAYGVFDAGSGMAKRATFIIDGDGRIRYSVVNPRGQARDFSEYRSALADLKRD
- the aceE gene encoding pyruvate dehydrogenase (acetyl-transferring), homodimeric type, with the translated sequence MAAGEDTSHILSGLTNQLPDRDPEETAEWVESLDALIREQGTERAQYIMRSLLQRAGAQSVGVPMVTTTDYVNTIPVDQEAAFPGNEEFERRYRAYMRWNAAVMVHRAQRPDIGVGGHISTYAGAATLYEVGFNHFFRGKDHPGGGDQVFFQGHASPGMYARAFMEGRLSEEDLDGFRQEKSREGHALSSYPHPRLMPQFWEFPTVSMGIGPMNAIYQAQNNRYLHNRGLKDTSDQQVWAFLGDGEMDEPESRGLLQLAANENLDNLNFVINCNLQRLDGPVRGNGKIMQELEAFFRGAGWNVIKVVWGREWDDLLTRDTDGSLVKIMNETVDGDYQTYKAESGGFVREHFFGKTPQTKDLVADLTDDQIWNLKRGGHDYRKVYAAYKAATEFKGKPTVILAHTVKGYGLGPHFEGRNATHQMKKLTLDDLKKFRDHLRIPVTDEQLEKDSYRPPYYHPGNDAPEIKYMMERRAALGGSVPERRDTHAEIVLPEAKSYEVAKRGSGKQMAATTMAFVRLLKDLMRDKNFGKHIAPIIPDEARTFGMDAFFPTAKIYNPKGQNYLSVDRDLVLAYKESPAGQLIHPGINEAGAVAAFTAAGTSYATHGVPLVPVYVFYSMFGFQRTGDAFWAAGDQMTRGFIIGATAGRTTLTGEGLQHADGHSPLLASTNPAVLTYDPAYGYEIGHIVRSGLERMYGPDSTDKNVMYYLTVYNEPIIQPAEPENLDVEGVIKGIYLLAPAKIDGPRTQILASGVSVPWAIEAQRVLADDWNVSADVWSVTSWNELRRDGLAAEEEAFLNPGQPARVPFVTQQLEGATGPIVAVSDYMKAVPDQIRQFIPNEYATLGADGFGFSDTRAAARRYFKNDTHSIVVRALEMLARRGEVDVDAPVKAIEKYKLLNVNAGTTGNAGGEA